A stretch of the Amycolatopsis sp. BJA-103 genome encodes the following:
- a CDS encoding LCP family protein, with the protein MTEWPGPPIAARRGGGVVVFARRGVKVVFSLVSITILALTWWGWQFIGDPSQGFATTNIFEDNGHPPAKPLDGAIDILLVGQDSRTDAQGNPLPREVLDMLHAGISDGERQTDTMILVHIPQNGKKAVAISFPRDSWVEITGGFGKHKLNSAYVYAYNDTSKTLQQQGNSNLKDVDAKAKDAGRKNLIATLEKFIGKPKMIDRYAEVNLSSFYEITKAIGGVEVCLNGPVKEKKSGVDLPAGRQSVEGVQALAFVRQRYDLQNGDLDRIARQQAFLSGLANKVLSSDVLINPAKISDLIAAVKKSVVLSAGWDLPEFAAQMRGLTSGNVEFHTIPTQGDANIGGAAVLRVDPAQVQAEVTRLTSDGQTAPTETPAKLPGAEAVTVELFDGSGSPALATETRNLLQGKGFKLAPDSKLSTRNSTVVRYAPGDEDALTLIKQVFGTTIQTEADRDVAPGKVRVLLGKDFKGASAGPGGATTAPSKTSPPSQPAQPPSSAPAAPTTTPIVAGNVPCVN; encoded by the coding sequence GTGACCGAGTGGCCCGGGCCACCCATCGCGGCGCGCCGTGGCGGCGGCGTCGTGGTGTTCGCCCGCCGTGGGGTGAAGGTCGTGTTCAGTCTGGTCTCGATCACGATCCTGGCGCTGACCTGGTGGGGCTGGCAGTTCATCGGCGACCCGTCGCAGGGCTTCGCCACCACGAACATCTTCGAGGACAACGGCCATCCGCCCGCGAAACCGCTGGACGGCGCGATCGACATCCTCCTCGTCGGCCAGGACAGCCGCACCGACGCGCAGGGCAACCCGCTGCCGCGCGAGGTCCTCGACATGCTGCACGCCGGCATCTCCGACGGCGAGCGCCAGACCGACACGATGATCCTGGTGCACATCCCCCAGAACGGTAAGAAGGCGGTCGCGATCTCCTTCCCCCGCGACTCGTGGGTCGAGATCACCGGCGGTTTCGGCAAGCACAAGCTCAACAGTGCGTACGTGTACGCCTACAACGACACGTCGAAGACGCTGCAGCAGCAGGGCAACTCGAACCTCAAGGACGTCGACGCCAAGGCCAAGGACGCCGGCCGCAAGAACCTGATCGCGACGCTCGAGAAGTTCATCGGCAAGCCGAAGATGATCGACCGGTACGCCGAGGTCAACCTGTCGAGCTTCTACGAGATCACCAAGGCGATCGGCGGCGTCGAGGTCTGCCTCAACGGCCCGGTCAAGGAGAAGAAGTCCGGCGTCGACCTGCCCGCCGGACGGCAGTCCGTCGAGGGCGTCCAGGCGCTCGCGTTCGTCCGTCAGCGGTACGACCTGCAGAATGGCGACCTGGACCGGATCGCGCGGCAGCAGGCCTTCCTGTCCGGGCTGGCGAACAAGGTCCTCTCCTCCGACGTCCTGATCAACCCGGCGAAGATCTCGGACCTGATCGCCGCCGTCAAGAAGTCGGTCGTGCTGTCGGCGGGCTGGGACCTGCCGGAGTTCGCCGCCCAGATGCGCGGGCTGACCAGCGGCAACGTCGAGTTCCACACGATCCCGACCCAGGGCGACGCGAACATCGGCGGCGCCGCCGTGCTCCGGGTGGACCCGGCGCAGGTGCAGGCCGAGGTCACCCGCCTGACCTCCGACGGGCAGACCGCGCCCACCGAGACCCCGGCCAAGCTGCCGGGCGCGGAAGCGGTGACCGTCGAACTGTTCGACGGTTCCGGCTCCCCCGCCCTGGCCACCGAGACACGGAACCTCTTGCAGGGCAAGGGTTTCAAACTGGCGCCCGACAGCAAGCTCAGCACCCGCAACTCCACGGTCGTCCGCTACGCGCCGGGCGACGAAGACGCGCTGACCCTGATCAAGCAGGTCTTCGGCACCACGATCCAGACCGAAGCGGATCGCGACGTCGCCCCCGGCAAGGTGCGGGTCCTGCTCGGCAAGGACTTCAAGGGCGCTTCCGCCGGCCCTGGCGGCGCGACCACGGCCCCGTCGAAGACGTCGCCCCCCTCGCAGCCGGCTCAGCCGCCCTCCAGCGCTCCGGCGGCGCCCACCACGACGCCGATCGTCGCGGGCAATGTGCCCTGCGTCAATTAA